One genomic segment of Candidatus Poribacteria bacterium includes these proteins:
- a CDS encoding BamA/TamA family outer membrane protein: MPNLPLPRITLLFISLLLCLTSISQMLSGAEITEQDITSETTTPDNEGADKTEQRYRIHQLRFNGNKHLNQKKLINLFGWEEEKAYTRLEIIDGFERIVTAYREAGFVFAETSSGVTPISGIGQLDNETHVSITAEIVEGKQIRTGTLTFTGNQHFSETEIRDELGLRQGKLFTQVALERGIERLQTLYSEHGYPKVEIAPQDFQFSSKMGTVDFKLNIREGAQMKIGEVKVSGLEKTKSRVVLREIRVKPDQNFDQRDIDTSYRRLRNLGYFYQVNPNVLEAGDTEDRINFHARVTEAKTGQLSGVIGYAPPDSDADAAPQLTGVFEARETNLLGTGRQFNFYWKSGLLKILRLGYAEPWIFGKPLTIGIEYGQLKEQRTNREQFTAETVSEERSSNLSATTNFGRVFEGTMTLGYKRINVPDSAPLPPTTVPPLDIQSQTSLFPEPSPTTLTETDAYSGTKYSLTLRLTRDTRDYFLNPTRGRRDSIAFEVSRSDFRLRKAWLSLQQYFPTWRKQTIAVELHGAAAWGVNIPPTEFFYLGGATTLRGYDEDWFSGPRRVYTNLEYRFLVGPDSQIFVFTDLGSITLIEKPSVFDKLRVGYGFGARLESRGGILRINYGLAAGDSLLRGKIHVNLGAAF; encoded by the coding sequence ATGCCTAACCTTCCACTCCCACGAATCACATTACTTTTTATCTCCCTACTCCTCTGTTTAACAAGTATATCCCAAATGCTGTCCGGTGCTGAAATCACAGAACAAGACATTACCTCAGAAACGACAACACCTGATAACGAAGGAGCGGATAAGACAGAGCAGCGTTACCGCATTCATCAACTCCGTTTTAATGGAAACAAACATTTAAACCAGAAAAAGTTGATAAATCTATTCGGATGGGAGGAAGAAAAAGCCTACACTCGTTTGGAAATTATAGACGGATTTGAACGCATTGTCACGGCATATCGGGAAGCAGGTTTTGTGTTCGCAGAAACGTCTTCTGGGGTCACGCCGATTTCTGGAATCGGGCAGCTCGACAACGAAACTCATGTATCCATCACTGCAGAAATTGTCGAAGGCAAACAGATCCGCACGGGTACACTTACATTCACAGGAAATCAACACTTTTCGGAGACCGAAATTCGTGATGAACTCGGTTTAAGACAGGGGAAACTTTTTACACAGGTCGCATTGGAACGTGGCATTGAACGTCTTCAAACCCTTTACAGCGAACACGGATACCCGAAAGTTGAGATTGCTCCTCAAGACTTCCAATTCTCATCAAAAATGGGTACCGTTGACTTCAAATTGAATATCCGTGAAGGAGCGCAGATGAAGATTGGCGAGGTCAAAGTCAGCGGACTCGAAAAAACAAAGAGCAGGGTAGTCCTTCGGGAAATCCGAGTGAAACCGGACCAGAATTTCGACCAGCGCGATATCGACACGAGCTATCGTCGTCTACGAAATTTAGGGTATTTCTATCAAGTCAATCCGAATGTATTGGAAGCGGGTGATACAGAAGACAGGATTAATTTCCATGCGCGGGTAACCGAAGCAAAGACAGGACAGTTGAGCGGTGTCATCGGATACGCACCGCCAGACTCAGATGCTGACGCTGCACCACAACTTACCGGTGTCTTTGAAGCCCGCGAAACCAACTTGCTCGGGACAGGGAGACAGTTTAACTTCTATTGGAAGTCCGGTCTGCTCAAGATTCTGCGACTCGGTTATGCAGAACCGTGGATATTCGGTAAACCTTTAACAATCGGTATAGAATATGGACAACTCAAAGAGCAGCGTACAAATAGGGAACAATTTACCGCCGAAACAGTCTCCGAAGAGCGGTCGAGTAACTTAAGCGCAACGACGAACTTCGGACGCGTCTTTGAAGGAACCATGACATTAGGGTATAAACGGATTAACGTGCCAGATTCCGCCCCTCTGCCTCCGACAACAGTCCCCCCACTCGATATCCAGTCCCAGACATCACTCTTTCCTGAACCAAGTCCTACCACATTAACCGAAACAGACGCGTATAGTGGGACGAAGTATAGCCTCACACTTCGGTTGACACGGGATACCCGCGACTATTTCCTGAATCCAACACGTGGACGACGGGACAGCATCGCCTTTGAAGTGTCACGGAGCGATTTTCGGCTTCGGAAGGCGTGGCTTTCCCTGCAGCAATATTTCCCAACATGGAGGAAACAGACGATTGCCGTTGAACTCCACGGTGCTGCGGCGTGGGGGGTCAACATTCCTCCAACTGAATTTTTCTACCTCGGCGGCGCGACCACGTTACGCGGGTATGACGAAGATTGGTTCTCTGGCCCGCGGCGTGTATACACGAACCTTGAATATCGATTCCTCGTCGGACCTGATTCACAGATTTTTGTCTTCACAGATTTAGGTTCCATCACTTTGATTGAAAAACCGTCTGTCTTCGACAAACTCCGAGTCGGCTACGGATTTGGGGCGCGACTTGAATCAAGAGGCGGCATCTTACGCATCAATTATGGTCTCGCCGCAGGAGATTCTCTGCTACGAGGAAAAATCCATGTTAACCTCGGTGCAGCGTTTTAA